CGCCCACGGGCACCGTCCCGCACACGCCCGACTCAAGAACGAGCCCGCGGGCCGTCTCGACGGCATCCGCGGGCGCGACCACCACGATCTCATCGGCGACCGGGACCAGGCACTTGAGCGCGTGCACGAACATCGGCTCGACGCCCAGCACCTGGAACTGCTTCGCCGTCCCTCCCCCCGCACGCGTTGAGGCGCCCGCCGCCACCAGTATCGCCCCGACGCGCGCCACGCTACACCTCCTCGGGCCCGGGCCCGGCGGCCCCGGGGCCGCGCCCCGAACCAGCCGCTCCGAAGCCCGCGCCGCCCGCGCGCTTCCCGCGCCGCCTCGCGCCCGCACCGAGCACTTGCTCGATCGCGTCCCCGATGCCCGCGACCTCGACGACCTCGATGCCCTTCGGCCTCTCGCGCGCCGCGACCGCCCCGCGCGGGACGACCGCGCGCGTGTACCCGAGCCGCGCGGCCTCCGCGAGCCGCTTCCCCGCGAGCGTCACGCGCCGGATCTCGCCGCCGAGGCCGATCTCGCCGAACACGGCCGTCCGGTCGTCCACGGGCGCGTCCCAGTAGCTCGACGCGACGGCGAGCGCGATGCCGAGGTCGGCGGCCGGCTCCTCGACGTGCACGCCGCCCGCGACGGACACGAACACATCACGATTCCCGAGAGACAGCCCGCCTCGCCGCTCGAGCACCGCGAGGATCAACGGCAGCCGCCGCCTGTCGATCCCCGTGCTCGACCGCTGCGGCACCGCGTAGTTCGTAAGCCCCGTGAGCGCCTGGATCTCCACCATGAGCGCGCGCGTCCCCTCGATGCACCCGATGACGACCGACCCGGGCCGCGCGTGCCGCCCCTCCGACACGAAGAGCCCCGACGGGTCCGCCACCTCGCGCAGTCCGTCCGAGGTCATCTCGAACACGCCGATCTCGTCGGTCGAGCCGTAGCGGTTCTTCGTCGCGCGCAGGATGCGGTACGCTAGCCGCTTGTCGCCCTCGAAGTAGAGCACCGTGTCCACCATGTGCTCGAGGATGCGCGGGCCCGCGATGGCGCCTTCCTTCGTCACGTGCCCGACGATGAAAACGGGCACGCCCGACTCCTTCGCGAGCCGCAGGAGCCGCGCCGCGCACTCGCGCACCTGCGAGACGCTGCCCGGCGAGCCGGTCACGTCGGGATGGTACGCCGTCTGGATGGAGTCGAGGATGAGGACGCCGGGCGCGCGCGCGGCCGCTTCCTCGATGACGCGCGAGACGTCGGTCTCAGCGAGCACCATGATGTCGCGCGACGCGATGCCGAGCCGGTCGGCGCGCATGCGAAGCTGGCCGGCGGACTCCTCGCCGCTCACGTAGAGGACGGTGGCACCCGCCGCCACGGCCCCACTCATCTGGAGAAGAAGCGTGGACTTCCCGATGCCCGGGTCTCCGCCCACGAGCACGACCGCGCCCGGCACGATGCCGCCGCCGAGCGCGCGGTCCAGTTCCCCGATGCCCGTCGCGAGCCGCTCGGCCGTGCCGGTCCCGATGTCGGGAAGCGGCACAGGCTCCTCGCGCCGCGCGGCCGGCGACGACACGCGCGACTTCGTCGGCGCCGCCGCCTGCTCGACGAGCGTGTTCCACTCGCCGCAGCCCGGGCACTTCCCGAACCACTTCGCAGACTCGTGTCCGCAGTTCTTGCAGAAGAAGACGGTCTTGGTCTTCACGCGATGACCCTTCACAGGGGAATCGAAGGGGGCAAGCCGCCACCTCAGAATATCGAGAACCTCACAAAGCTCTTCGGGTTCCGCTTGATCTCCGCGACGAGCGCGCGCACCTCGGCGACCGCCGCGATGAACTCGTCGTGCGCCGTGCTCTCGTTCACGAGCCGGCCGAGCGAGCCCTGCCCGGACTCGATCCGCGCGACGATGGTGTCGAGCGACGCCGCCACGCGCTCGAGGTCGCCGGAGGCCTTCGCGAACTTCGCCGACGCCTCCTCCATCGCGTCGAGCGTCGAGCCCGCCGCCGGCGTCTTCGCCTCGACGAACGCCCTGAGGTCGCTCGCGAGCACCTTGAGGTCGGCCGCCGCGCCCTTGAGATCGGTCGTCGCGACGCTCGCGTTCCCGAGCGCGTCCTTGATGTTCTGCCGGCCCTCCTGGTCCGAGATGACCTCGTCGGCCGACTTCAGCACCGAGCGGATCTCCGTGAGCGCCTCGCCCATCTCGCTCACGACATCCCCGAGCCCCTTGTCGTACCCGCCGATGATGGTCGAGCCGGGCTCGTAGAACTCCTGCGACTCGCCCGGTCGCACGGCCACCGTCTTCTCGCCGATGAGCCCGTAGCTCGCGACCGAGAACCGCGAGTCCTTCGGCAGCCGGATGTCGCGCCGCACGAGGATGCTCACCCTGACCTTCCCGTCCGGCATGAGCCCGAGGTTCTCGACGTTCCCCGACTCCACCCCCGCCACCGTCACGCGCGCGCCCCGCGTGAGCCCGCCCACCTCGGGGAAGATGACCGTGAGCGGGTACTTCGTGTCGCCGAGCTGGAACCCCGCCAGCCAGAGCACGCCCACGACGAGCACGATCCCCGCCGCGACGATCAGCGCGCCGACCTTGAGTTCATTCCTGTGCTCTGACATCGCCTCGCCTCCCGCGCGCGATGAAGTTGCGCACCGCCTCGTTGTCCGTCGTCCGAAGCTCGCTCGTCGCCCCGACGAACGCGATCCTGCCTTCGTCCATGAGCGCCACGCGCGTCCCGATGAACTCCGCGCTGTGGATGTCGTGCGTGACCGCGACCGAGGTCGTCCTGAGCTTCTGCTGCAGGTCGCGGATGAGCACGTTGATCTGCTCGGCCATCACCGGGTCGAGGCCGGTCGTCGGCTCGTCGTAGAGCACGACGGCCGGGTCGAGCGCGATGGCCCGCGCGAGCGCGGCGCGCTTCTTCATGCCGCCCGAGATCTGCGCGGGCGAGAGGCGCTGCACGCCGGCAAGGCCCACGAGCTCGAGCTTCCGCTCGACGACCGCCTCGAGCTCCGCGCCCTTCATGCCGCGGTGCTCGGCGAGCGGCAGCCCGACGTTCTCCCCCACCGTCATCGAGTCGAAGAGCGCGGCGCCCTGAAACACCATGCCGAAGCGCTTCCGGACCTCGGCGAGCTCCTGCGGCCCCATCCGGCCGATGTCGCGCCCCTCGAAGAGGACCGCGCCGCGGTCGGGCCGAAGGAGCCCGATGATGTGCTTGAGGAGCACGCTCTTCCCGCAGCCCGACGGTCCGAGGACGACGAGCGTCTCGCCTGCGCGCACGCCGAGGTCCACGCCCCGGAGGACGTGGTTGCCCTCGAAGGTCTTGTGCACGCCGCGGATCTCGATGAGAGCGGAGTCGGTCACGAGCGCCTCTGGTGCTCGGGGAACTGGTCGCGGATTGCGACCAGTTCCCTGACTTCACCTCACCTGAAGATGATCCTGAACAGCACCGTCGCGAGCACGTAGTCGCTGATGAGGATGAGCACGCAGGTCGTCACGACCGCGCGCGTCGCGGCCATGCCCACGCCGACCGCGCCGCCGCGCGCGCGCAGGCCCGCCGCCGTCCCCATGAGCGCGATGATGCCGCCGAACACGAACGCCTTGATGAGCCCGCCGTAGACGTCCTGCGCGGCGAAGAACATCTTCATGCCCTCGATGAACGTCTTCGGCGACACGCCGAGCGACACGTTCGCCACGAGGAACCCGCCGCCGATCGCGAGCGCGTCGGCGAACACCGTGAGCGCGGGCAGCATGACGAGCGCGGCGAGGAGCCGCGGCATCGCGAGGTAGCGCACCGGGTCAATCGCCATCGCCTCCATCGCGTCGATCTGCTCGGTCACGCGCATCGTGCCGAGTTCCGCCGCGATGGACGCGCCGACGCGCCCGCCGACGACGAGCGCCGTGAGCACGGGCCCCAGTTCGATGACGACCGACTTGTAGATGGCCGTGCCGAGGTAGAGCTGCGGGATGAACTCCTTAAGCTGGTACGCGGCCTGCACCGCGGTCACGCCGCCCGTGAACACCGCCGTGATGACGACGAGCGGGAGCGACTCGATGCCGGTGCGCCGCATCTGCTCGGCGATGAGCGCGACCGAGCGCGGCGCGAACCGCATGGCGCGGACCGACCGCCAGAACAGGATGCCGGCCGCGCCGGTCTCTCCCACCAGCGTGAGCGCGACGCGCCCGAGGCCGGCCAGCATGCCCGCGGGCACGGCGACGGGATCGATCGTCCGCGCGCCGCTAGAATTCCTCAACGGGTGCCTCGCGCCTCATGGAGAGGTTCTCGAACCGCGTGCACTCCGACCGGAACGCGAGCTTCACGGTGTCGGTCGGGCCGTTCCGCTGCTTCGCGACGATGAGCTCGGCGAGCCCCATGTTCTCCGGGGTCCGCTCGTACATCTCCGCGCGGTACACGAACGCCACGACGTCGGCGTCCTGCTCGATGGCGCCCGACTCGCGGAGGTCCGAGAGGATGGGCCGCCGCTCGCCGCCGCGCGACTCCACCGCACGCGAGAGCTGCGAGAGCGCGATGACGGGGAGATCGAGCTCCTTCGCGAGCGCCTTGAGCGAGCGCGAGATCTCGGAGATCTCCTGCGTGCGGTTCTCGATCTTGCCGAACCCGCGCATGAGCTGGAGGTAGTCCACGATGACGAGACCGACGTTCGACTCGGCCTTGAGCCTGCGCGCCTTCGAGCGCATCTCGAGCACGGTCATCGCGGGCGTGTCGTCAATGAAGATCGGCGCGTCGGACAGAAGCCCGGCCGCGGTTGTCAGGCTCGACCAGTGGCGGTCGGCGAGGTAGCCGGTGCGGAGCTTGTGCGCGTCCACGCGCGCCTCGGAGCAGAGCATCCTCTGCACGAGCTGCTCGCGCCCCATCTCGAGGCTGAAGATGCCGACGGGGATGCCGGCCTTGATGGCCGCGTTCGCGGCAACGTTGAGCGCGAGCGCGGTCTTCCCCATCGAGGGCCGCCCCGCGATGACGACGAGGTCGCTCCGCTGGAACCCGGAGGTGAGGGCGTCGAGGTCGTCGAACCCGGACGGCACGCCGGTCACGTGCTGCTTCTTGTCGTACAGCTCCTGGATGATCTCGAAGCTGTGCTTGAGGATGTCCTTCATCGGCACGAAGCCGCGGCGCACCTTCGCCTGCGCAATCTCGAAGATGCAGTGCTCGGCGCGGTCGAGGATCTCCGAGGCGTCGCCGCTCGCGTCGTACGCCTCCGACACGACCTCGGTCGCGACGTTGATGAGCCGCCGGAGCACCGCTTTCTCGAGCACGATCTTGGCGTGGTAGCGCACGTTCGCCGAGGTCGCGACGCTCCCGATGAGCTCCGAGAGATACGCCGCGCCGCCGCAGTCGTCGAGCTCCTTGCGCTTCTTGAGCTCCTGCGTGAGCGTGACGAGGTCCACGACCTCGTCGCGGGAGAACATGTCCACGACCGCGTTCCAGATGCGCCGGTGCTCGTTCTTGTAGAAGCACTGCTCGT
This DNA window, taken from Candidatus Effluviviaceae Genus I sp., encodes the following:
- the radA gene encoding DNA repair protein RadA, which encodes MKTKTVFFCKNCGHESAKWFGKCPGCGEWNTLVEQAAAPTKSRVSSPAARREEPVPLPDIGTGTAERLATGIGELDRALGGGIVPGAVVLVGGDPGIGKSTLLLQMSGAVAAGATVLYVSGEESAGQLRMRADRLGIASRDIMVLAETDVSRVIEEAAARAPGVLILDSIQTAYHPDVTGSPGSVSQVRECAARLLRLAKESGVPVFIVGHVTKEGAIAGPRILEHMVDTVLYFEGDKRLAYRILRATKNRYGSTDEIGVFEMTSDGLREVADPSGLFVSEGRHARPGSVVIGCIEGTRALMVEIQALTGLTNYAVPQRSSTGIDRRRLPLILAVLERRGGLSLGNRDVFVSVAGGVHVEEPAADLGIALAVASSYWDAPVDDRTAVFGEIGLGGEIRRVTLAGKRLAEAARLGYTRAVVPRGAVAARERPKGIEVVEVAGIGDAIEQVLGAGARRRGKRAGGAGFGAAGSGRGPGAAGPGPEEV
- a CDS encoding MCE family protein — its product is MSEHRNELKVGALIVAAGIVLVVGVLWLAGFQLGDTKYPLTVIFPEVGGLTRGARVTVAGVESGNVENLGLMPDGKVRVSILVRRDIRLPKDSRFSVASYGLIGEKTVAVRPGESQEFYEPGSTIIGGYDKGLGDVVSEMGEALTEIRSVLKSADEVISDQEGRQNIKDALGNASVATTDLKGAAADLKVLASDLRAFVEAKTPAAGSTLDAMEEASAKFAKASGDLERVAASLDTIVARIESGQGSLGRLVNESTAHDEFIAAVAEVRALVAEIKRNPKSFVRFSIF
- a CDS encoding ATP-binding cassette domain-containing protein; protein product: MTDSALIEIRGVHKTFEGNHVLRGVDLGVRAGETLVVLGPSGCGKSVLLKHIIGLLRPDRGAVLFEGRDIGRMGPQELAEVRKRFGMVFQGAALFDSMTVGENVGLPLAEHRGMKGAELEAVVERKLELVGLAGVQRLSPAQISGGMKKRAALARAIALDPAVVLYDEPTTGLDPVMAEQINVLIRDLQQKLRTTSVAVTHDIHSAEFIGTRVALMDEGRIAFVGATSELRTTDNEAVRNFIARGRRGDVRAQE
- a CDS encoding ABC transporter permease, yielding MLAGLGRVALTLVGETGAAGILFWRSVRAMRFAPRSVALIAEQMRRTGIESLPLVVITAVFTGGVTAVQAAYQLKEFIPQLYLGTAIYKSVVIELGPVLTALVVGGRVGASIAAELGTMRVTEQIDAMEAMAIDPVRYLAMPRLLAALVMLPALTVFADALAIGGGFLVANVSLGVSPKTFIEGMKMFFAAQDVYGGLIKAFVFGGIIALMGTAAGLRARGGAVGVGMAATRAVVTTCVLILISDYVLATVLFRIIFR
- the dnaB gene encoding replicative DNA helicase is translated as MTARVAPQGAADRVPPQAGDAECAVLGAMLLDKAAIGIATEMLDEQCFYKNEHRRIWNAVVDMFSRDEVVDLVTLTQELKKRKELDDCGGAAYLSELIGSVATSANVRYHAKIVLEKAVLRRLINVATEVVSEAYDASGDASEILDRAEHCIFEIAQAKVRRGFVPMKDILKHSFEIIQELYDKKQHVTGVPSGFDDLDALTSGFQRSDLVVIAGRPSMGKTALALNVAANAAIKAGIPVGIFSLEMGREQLVQRMLCSEARVDAHKLRTGYLADRHWSSLTTAAGLLSDAPIFIDDTPAMTVLEMRSKARRLKAESNVGLVIVDYLQLMRGFGKIENRTQEISEISRSLKALAKELDLPVIALSQLSRAVESRGGERRPILSDLRESGAIEQDADVVAFVYRAEMYERTPENMGLAELIVAKQRNGPTDTVKLAFRSECTRFENLSMRREAPVEEF